In the genome of Amphiura filiformis chromosome 4, Afil_fr2py, whole genome shotgun sequence, one region contains:
- the LOC140151383 gene encoding uncharacterized protein produces the protein MEIPLQQSKLIAMFLALCLVQSVFTSPVSPSVRQELLEFLRSKERKYSQQLDTDVVEADDTQNTLHMDTDRLIKRNNGSPLAFSPGLVMLDILRAEMSNNGRRQQMSELAAQNSELFTRVGRR, from the exons ATGGAGATACCTTTACAACAGAGTAAACTCATCGCGATGTTTCTCGCCTTGTGTCTAGTACAAAGTGTTTTTACATCACCAGTTTCTCCATCCGTTAGACAAGAACTATTAGAATTTCTCAGATCAAAAGAAAGGAAGTACAGCCAACAATTAGATACAGATGTTGTAGAAGCTGATGATACACAAAATACCTTGCATATGGACACTG ATCGATTAATAAAGCGAAACAATGGATCACCATTAGCTTTCAGTCCTGGTTTGGTGATGCTCGATATTCTTCGTGCCGAAATGAGTAATAACGGGAGGAGACAGCAAATGTCAGAGTTAGCAGCACAAAACAGTGAACTTTTTACCAGAGTGGGCAGAAGATAA